The following are encoded in a window of Amycolatopsis lexingtonensis genomic DNA:
- a CDS encoding AfsR/SARP family transcriptional regulator, with product MLGAFEVRLRGRPLDLGGPRIRTLLALLIANAGRVTGVDTMADALWDVDATPGTPRTVRTYMSRVRRSLAPVAEALGVADLLETRAAGYALKLDPALVDAREFEALVTAGRTALVASDPVTAAEKLSRGLALWRGDAYEDFAGSTALQAETRRLHALRLGAVEDRVEADLATGAGETLIGELTTLSEQHPGHERLWGQLMTALYRAGRQADALDAFTRARSVLVGQFGLDPSPRLSEIHRRILDNDPRLLPTATAPARPVVVAGRNDLPGDIADFAGREPELSRLLSVRDGVAHTAPTAVVIEAIDGMAGIGKTTLAIHAAHRLAGQYGDAQLFIDLHGHTTGQEPVTPAAALDTLLRALGVAADRIPLDPDARAALWRAELAGRSMLVVLDNAADAAQVRPLLPGSARTLLLITSRRRLVGLEAAHTLSLDVLPEPTAVELFAGIVGDDRPAAEAGAVRDVVELCGHLPLAIRIAAARLRTRPAWTVAHLADRLRQAGRALAELSAGDRSVAAAFALSYGHLDAAQQRMFRLLGLNPGPDIDVPAAAALAGVAPGEAEWLLESLVDDHLLQQPVTGRFRFHDLVRQHANTTAQTDEPEPGRRAAMRRLVGFYLHTGHRGSRLLDQQHPPIDVGEPPEGCVPAPLPDDAAAMTWFDVNHHCVLAARQAAEDNGWDTCVWQLAWTLDNFHYRRGHLQANITSWLAGLAAAERLEDLAVQARAHRRLGLVYGPFGQAAEALHHLNRSLTLAKEIRDTLGQAGVHFVLALHWTHEKDDERALGHATSALELYGALEDRKWEARAFSLIGACLSRLGRHDEARGHAESGLALCRERADVYGEADALDSLATIAAETGRPAEALGQSHQALSLWRHLDNTYRQAGTLAAMGDAHHALGHPAQARDAWQRSIDLYRARGLHPAADEVEKRAANSGCARVAQRLE from the coding sequence GTGCTCGGCGCGTTCGAGGTACGGCTGCGCGGCCGGCCGCTCGACCTGGGCGGACCCCGCATCCGCACGCTGCTCGCGCTGCTGATCGCGAACGCCGGGCGGGTGACCGGAGTGGACACCATGGCGGACGCGTTGTGGGACGTGGACGCCACTCCCGGCACCCCGCGCACGGTCCGGACGTACATGTCACGCGTGCGCCGCTCGCTGGCCCCGGTCGCCGAAGCCCTCGGCGTGGCCGACCTGCTCGAGACCCGCGCGGCCGGCTACGCCCTGAAACTAGACCCGGCGCTCGTCGACGCCCGCGAGTTCGAAGCGCTGGTCACCGCCGGGCGAACCGCTTTGGTGGCAAGCGATCCCGTGACAGCGGCGGAGAAATTGTCACGCGGGCTCGCGCTGTGGCGCGGTGACGCCTACGAGGACTTCGCCGGCTCCACGGCGTTGCAGGCCGAAACGCGGCGGCTGCACGCCTTGCGGCTCGGCGCCGTCGAAGACCGCGTCGAGGCCGACCTCGCCACCGGCGCGGGCGAGACCCTGATCGGCGAACTGACGACGTTGAGCGAGCAGCACCCCGGCCACGAACGGCTGTGGGGACAGCTGATGACGGCGCTGTACCGCGCCGGGCGCCAGGCGGACGCGCTGGACGCGTTCACCCGCGCCCGGTCGGTGCTCGTCGGCCAGTTCGGTTTGGACCCGTCGCCGAGGCTGTCCGAAATACACCGGCGGATCCTCGACAACGATCCACGGTTGCTGCCCACCGCGACCGCGCCGGCACGGCCGGTGGTGGTGGCGGGCCGCAACGACCTGCCCGGCGACATCGCCGACTTCGCCGGCCGCGAACCGGAACTGTCCCGGCTGCTGTCGGTCCGGGACGGCGTCGCGCACACCGCGCCGACCGCCGTCGTGATCGAGGCGATCGACGGGATGGCCGGCATCGGCAAGACGACGCTGGCCATCCACGCGGCGCACCGGCTCGCCGGGCAGTACGGCGACGCGCAGCTGTTCATCGACCTGCACGGGCACACCACCGGCCAGGAACCGGTCACGCCGGCCGCGGCGCTGGACACCCTGCTGCGCGCGCTCGGCGTGGCGGCGGACCGGATCCCGCTCGACCCCGACGCCCGCGCGGCGCTGTGGCGCGCGGAGCTCGCCGGCCGGTCGATGCTCGTCGTGCTGGACAACGCCGCGGACGCCGCGCAGGTCCGGCCGTTGCTGCCGGGCAGCGCGCGCACGCTGCTGCTGATCACCAGCAGGCGGCGGCTGGTCGGGCTGGAGGCGGCGCACACGCTGTCGCTGGACGTGCTGCCGGAGCCGACCGCGGTCGAGCTGTTCGCGGGCATCGTCGGCGACGACCGGCCGGCCGCCGAAGCCGGCGCCGTCCGCGACGTCGTCGAGCTGTGCGGTCACCTCCCGCTGGCCATCCGCATCGCGGCGGCCCGGCTGCGCACGCGTCCCGCGTGGACTGTGGCGCACCTGGCCGACCGGCTGCGCCAGGCGGGGCGAGCGCTCGCCGAGCTGTCCGCGGGCGACCGCAGCGTCGCCGCGGCGTTCGCCTTGTCCTACGGCCACCTCGACGCGGCGCAGCAGCGCATGTTCCGGCTCCTGGGTCTGAACCCGGGCCCGGACATCGACGTCCCCGCCGCCGCGGCCCTCGCGGGCGTGGCGCCGGGCGAAGCCGAGTGGCTGCTGGAAAGCCTCGTCGACGACCACCTGCTCCAGCAGCCGGTGACCGGCCGCTTCCGCTTCCACGACCTGGTCCGCCAGCACGCCAACACCACCGCGCAGACCGACGAGCCCGAACCCGGCCGGCGCGCCGCGATGCGCCGCTTGGTCGGCTTTTATCTCCATACCGGCCACCGCGGCAGCCGCCTGCTCGACCAGCAGCACCCGCCGATCGACGTCGGAGAGCCACCGGAAGGCTGCGTCCCGGCCCCGCTCCCCGACGACGCGGCCGCGATGACGTGGTTCGACGTCAACCACCACTGCGTCCTGGCGGCCCGGCAGGCGGCCGAGGACAACGGGTGGGACACGTGCGTCTGGCAGCTGGCCTGGACGCTCGACAATTTTCATTACCGCCGCGGCCACCTGCAGGCCAACATCACGTCGTGGCTGGCGGGTTTGGCCGCCGCGGAACGCCTCGAGGACCTCGCGGTGCAGGCCCGCGCCCACCGCCGCCTCGGCCTCGTCTACGGCCCGTTCGGGCAGGCCGCAGAGGCGTTGCACCACCTGAACCGGTCATTGACGCTGGCCAAGGAAATCCGCGACACGCTCGGGCAGGCGGGCGTCCACTTCGTCCTGGCGCTGCACTGGACGCACGAGAAGGACGACGAGCGCGCGCTCGGCCACGCGACCAGCGCGCTCGAGCTGTACGGGGCTCTGGAAGACCGGAAGTGGGAGGCCCGCGCGTTCAGCCTGATCGGCGCGTGCCTGAGCCGTCTTGGCCGGCATGACGAGGCCCGCGGCCATGCGGAATCCGGGCTGGCGCTGTGCCGCGAGCGCGCGGACGTGTACGGCGAAGCCGACGCCCTCGACAGCCTCGCCACGATCGCGGCGGAGACCGGCCGGCCCGCGGAGGCGCTGGGCCAGTCCCACCAGGCGCTGTCGCTGTGGCGTCACCTCGACAACACCTACCGCCAAGCGGGCACGCTGGCGGCGATGGGCGACGCGCACCACGCGCTGGGGCACCCGGCTCAGGCGCGTGATGCGTGGCAGCGGTCGATCGACCTGTACCGGGCGCGGGGTTTGCACCCGGCGGCGGATGAGGTGGAGAAACGGGCGGCGAACTCGGGATGTGCGCGTGTGGCCCAGCGCCTTGAATGA